One genomic window of Coregonus clupeaformis isolate EN_2021a chromosome 12, ASM2061545v1, whole genome shotgun sequence includes the following:
- the LOC121577648 gene encoding transmembrane and coiled-coil domains protein 2-like isoform X3 — MEHEALLDKSEVTTLGLPPSASHGGSDGNISLDGTGVGAGAGAGAVAGLGAVAGGAEGVTEPQRTRVALEHLQQKILKITEQIRIEQEARDDNVAEYLKLAHNADKQQASRIKQVFEKKNQKSAQTITHLHKKLEHYHKKLKEIEQPKDVLRDMQQGLKDMGANVRAGFHGFGGGMVDGVKGGVEGVKGAVVSKPREFASLIRNKFGSADNISHLIEDGVGGHSEDAPAQRALSGSATLVSSPKYGSDDECSSATSGSAAGSHSGGAGVGGGMSGQGQAGLGSPRLDGHHHHHHHIHSSWDALLEGLQEIKASQAHMEDAIEDMKSQLQSDYSYMNQCLQEERYRYERLEEQLNDLTELHQNEMTNLKQELASMEEKVAYQSYERARDIQEAVESCLTRITKLELQQQQQQVVQLEGVENANARALLGKLINIILALMAVVLVFVSTLANFITPLMKTRARVATTIMLALFLFILWKHWDFLELWLLPS; from the exons CTGGATAAAAGTGAAGTGACAACATTGGGCCTGCCCCCCTCAGCCAGCCATGGCGGTTCTGACGGTAACATCAGCTTGGATGGGACCGGGGTGGGTGCGGGGGCGGGGGCCGGGGCTGTGGCTGGGTTGGGGGCTGTGGCTGGAGGGGCTGAAGGGGTCACCGAGCCTCAGCGAACGCGGGTCGCTCTGGAGCACCTGCAGCAGAAGATCCTGAAGATCACTGAGCAGATTCGGATAGAACAGGAGGCACGAGATGACAATGTAGCCGAGTACTTGAAGCTGGCCCACAACGCAGACAAGCAGCAGGCCTCGCGCATCAAACAGGTGTTTGAGAAGAAGAACCAGAAGTCTGCACAGACCATCACCCACCTGCACAAGAAGCTAGAGCATTACCACAAGAAATTGAAGGAGATAGAgcag CCTAAGGATGTGCTGCGGGACATGCAGCAGGGGCTGAAGGACATGGGGGCCAATGTACGAGCCGGGTTCCATGGCTTTGGCGGGGGTATGGTGGATGGGGTCAAAGGAGGGGTGGAAGGGGTCAAAGGAGCTGTGGTGTCTAAGCCACGGGAGTTTGCCAGCTTGATCCGCAACAAATTTGGCAGTGCAGACAACATCTCCCACCTCATAGAGGACGGGGTGGGAGGGCACTCGGAGGACGCGCCCGCTCAACGAGCCCTGAGTGGCAGTGCCACCCTGGTCTCCAGCCCCAAGTACGGCAGCGACGACGAGTGCTCCAGTGCCACCTCTGGCTCAGCAGCAGGCAGTCACTCAGGCGGGGCCGGGGTAGGAGGTGGGATGTCGGGGCAGGGGCAGGCTGGTCTGGGGAGCCCCAGACTGGAtgggcaccaccaccaccaccatcacattCACAGCTCCTGGGACGCCTTGCTGGAAGGCCTGCAGGAGATCAAGGCCAGCCAGGCCCACATGGAGGACGCCATCGAGGACATGAAGAGTCAGCTGCAGAGTGACTACTCCTACATGAACCAGTGCCTGCAGGAGGAGAGATACAG gtATGAGAGACTGGAAGAGCAGCTGAATGACTTGACAGAGCTGCACCAAAACGAGATGACTAATCTGAAACAGGAGCTGGCCAGCATGGAGGAGAAAGTGGCCTACCAGTCCTATGAGAGAGCCAGAGACATacag GAAGCGGTGGAGTCGTGCCTGACCCGCATCACTAAGTTGGagctacagcagcagcagcagcaggtggtGCAGTTGGAGGGTGTGGAGAACGCCAACGCCCGCGCCCTGCTGGGCAAACTCATCAACATCATCCTGGCACTCATGGCCGTAGTGCTGGTCTTTGTCTCCACCCTGGCAAACTTTATCACCCCACTCATGAAGACCCGAGCGCGGGTGGCCACCACCATCATGCTGGCCCTGTTTCTGTTCATCCTTTGGAAGCACTGGGACTTCCTGGAGCTGTGGCTACTGCCCAGCTGA
- the LOC121577648 gene encoding transmembrane and coiled-coil domains protein 2-like isoform X2: protein MLDKSEVTTLGLPPSASHGGSDGNISLDGTGVGAGAGAGAVAGLGAVAGGAEGVTEPQRTRVALEHLQQKILKITEQIRIEQEARDDNVAEYLKLAHNADKQQASRIKQVFEKKNQKSAQTITHLHKKLEHYHKKLKEIEQNGPARQPKDVLRDMQQGLKDMGANVRAGFHGFGGGMVDGVKGGVEGVKGAVVSKPREFASLIRNKFGSADNISHLIEDGVGGHSEDAPAQRALSGSATLVSSPKYGSDDECSSATSGSAAGSHSGGAGVGGGMSGQGQAGLGSPRLDGHHHHHHHIHSSWDALLEGLQEIKASQAHMEDAIEDMKSQLQSDYSYMNQCLQEERYRYERLEEQLNDLTELHQNEMTNLKQELASMEEKVAYQSYERARDIQEAVESCLTRITKLELQQQQQQVVQLEGVENANARALLGKLINIILALMAVVLVFVSTLANFITPLMKTRARVATTIMLALFLFILWKHWDFLELWLLPS, encoded by the exons CTGGATAAAAGTGAAGTGACAACATTGGGCCTGCCCCCCTCAGCCAGCCATGGCGGTTCTGACGGTAACATCAGCTTGGATGGGACCGGGGTGGGTGCGGGGGCGGGGGCCGGGGCTGTGGCTGGGTTGGGGGCTGTGGCTGGAGGGGCTGAAGGGGTCACCGAGCCTCAGCGAACGCGGGTCGCTCTGGAGCACCTGCAGCAGAAGATCCTGAAGATCACTGAGCAGATTCGGATAGAACAGGAGGCACGAGATGACAATGTAGCCGAGTACTTGAAGCTGGCCCACAACGCAGACAAGCAGCAGGCCTCGCGCATCAAACAGGTGTTTGAGAAGAAGAACCAGAAGTCTGCACAGACCATCACCCACCTGCACAAGAAGCTAGAGCATTACCACAAGAAATTGAAGGAGATAGAgcag AATGGTCCTGCCCGTCAGCCTAAGGATGTGCTGCGGGACATGCAGCAGGGGCTGAAGGACATGGGGGCCAATGTACGAGCCGGGTTCCATGGCTTTGGCGGGGGTATGGTGGATGGGGTCAAAGGAGGGGTGGAAGGGGTCAAAGGAGCTGTGGTGTCTAAGCCACGGGAGTTTGCCAGCTTGATCCGCAACAAATTTGGCAGTGCAGACAACATCTCCCACCTCATAGAGGACGGGGTGGGAGGGCACTCGGAGGACGCGCCCGCTCAACGAGCCCTGAGTGGCAGTGCCACCCTGGTCTCCAGCCCCAAGTACGGCAGCGACGACGAGTGCTCCAGTGCCACCTCTGGCTCAGCAGCAGGCAGTCACTCAGGCGGGGCCGGGGTAGGAGGTGGGATGTCGGGGCAGGGGCAGGCTGGTCTGGGGAGCCCCAGACTGGAtgggcaccaccaccaccaccatcacattCACAGCTCCTGGGACGCCTTGCTGGAAGGCCTGCAGGAGATCAAGGCCAGCCAGGCCCACATGGAGGACGCCATCGAGGACATGAAGAGTCAGCTGCAGAGTGACTACTCCTACATGAACCAGTGCCTGCAGGAGGAGAGATACAG gtATGAGAGACTGGAAGAGCAGCTGAATGACTTGACAGAGCTGCACCAAAACGAGATGACTAATCTGAAACAGGAGCTGGCCAGCATGGAGGAGAAAGTGGCCTACCAGTCCTATGAGAGAGCCAGAGACATacag GAAGCGGTGGAGTCGTGCCTGACCCGCATCACTAAGTTGGagctacagcagcagcagcagcaggtggtGCAGTTGGAGGGTGTGGAGAACGCCAACGCCCGCGCCCTGCTGGGCAAACTCATCAACATCATCCTGGCACTCATGGCCGTAGTGCTGGTCTTTGTCTCCACCCTGGCAAACTTTATCACCCCACTCATGAAGACCCGAGCGCGGGTGGCCACCACCATCATGCTGGCCCTGTTTCTGTTCATCCTTTGGAAGCACTGGGACTTCCTGGAGCTGTGGCTACTGCCCAGCTGA
- the LOC121577648 gene encoding transmembrane and coiled-coil domains protein 2-like isoform X1 has translation MEHEALLDKSEVTTLGLPPSASHGGSDGNISLDGTGVGAGAGAGAVAGLGAVAGGAEGVTEPQRTRVALEHLQQKILKITEQIRIEQEARDDNVAEYLKLAHNADKQQASRIKQVFEKKNQKSAQTITHLHKKLEHYHKKLKEIEQNGPARQPKDVLRDMQQGLKDMGANVRAGFHGFGGGMVDGVKGGVEGVKGAVVSKPREFASLIRNKFGSADNISHLIEDGVGGHSEDAPAQRALSGSATLVSSPKYGSDDECSSATSGSAAGSHSGGAGVGGGMSGQGQAGLGSPRLDGHHHHHHHIHSSWDALLEGLQEIKASQAHMEDAIEDMKSQLQSDYSYMNQCLQEERYRYERLEEQLNDLTELHQNEMTNLKQELASMEEKVAYQSYERARDIQEAVESCLTRITKLELQQQQQQVVQLEGVENANARALLGKLINIILALMAVVLVFVSTLANFITPLMKTRARVATTIMLALFLFILWKHWDFLELWLLPS, from the exons CTGGATAAAAGTGAAGTGACAACATTGGGCCTGCCCCCCTCAGCCAGCCATGGCGGTTCTGACGGTAACATCAGCTTGGATGGGACCGGGGTGGGTGCGGGGGCGGGGGCCGGGGCTGTGGCTGGGTTGGGGGCTGTGGCTGGAGGGGCTGAAGGGGTCACCGAGCCTCAGCGAACGCGGGTCGCTCTGGAGCACCTGCAGCAGAAGATCCTGAAGATCACTGAGCAGATTCGGATAGAACAGGAGGCACGAGATGACAATGTAGCCGAGTACTTGAAGCTGGCCCACAACGCAGACAAGCAGCAGGCCTCGCGCATCAAACAGGTGTTTGAGAAGAAGAACCAGAAGTCTGCACAGACCATCACCCACCTGCACAAGAAGCTAGAGCATTACCACAAGAAATTGAAGGAGATAGAgcag AATGGTCCTGCCCGTCAGCCTAAGGATGTGCTGCGGGACATGCAGCAGGGGCTGAAGGACATGGGGGCCAATGTACGAGCCGGGTTCCATGGCTTTGGCGGGGGTATGGTGGATGGGGTCAAAGGAGGGGTGGAAGGGGTCAAAGGAGCTGTGGTGTCTAAGCCACGGGAGTTTGCCAGCTTGATCCGCAACAAATTTGGCAGTGCAGACAACATCTCCCACCTCATAGAGGACGGGGTGGGAGGGCACTCGGAGGACGCGCCCGCTCAACGAGCCCTGAGTGGCAGTGCCACCCTGGTCTCCAGCCCCAAGTACGGCAGCGACGACGAGTGCTCCAGTGCCACCTCTGGCTCAGCAGCAGGCAGTCACTCAGGCGGGGCCGGGGTAGGAGGTGGGATGTCGGGGCAGGGGCAGGCTGGTCTGGGGAGCCCCAGACTGGAtgggcaccaccaccaccaccatcacattCACAGCTCCTGGGACGCCTTGCTGGAAGGCCTGCAGGAGATCAAGGCCAGCCAGGCCCACATGGAGGACGCCATCGAGGACATGAAGAGTCAGCTGCAGAGTGACTACTCCTACATGAACCAGTGCCTGCAGGAGGAGAGATACAG gtATGAGAGACTGGAAGAGCAGCTGAATGACTTGACAGAGCTGCACCAAAACGAGATGACTAATCTGAAACAGGAGCTGGCCAGCATGGAGGAGAAAGTGGCCTACCAGTCCTATGAGAGAGCCAGAGACATacag GAAGCGGTGGAGTCGTGCCTGACCCGCATCACTAAGTTGGagctacagcagcagcagcagcaggtggtGCAGTTGGAGGGTGTGGAGAACGCCAACGCCCGCGCCCTGCTGGGCAAACTCATCAACATCATCCTGGCACTCATGGCCGTAGTGCTGGTCTTTGTCTCCACCCTGGCAAACTTTATCACCCCACTCATGAAGACCCGAGCGCGGGTGGCCACCACCATCATGCTGGCCCTGTTTCTGTTCATCCTTTGGAAGCACTGGGACTTCCTGGAGCTGTGGCTACTGCCCAGCTGA
- the LOC121577649 gene encoding ubiquitin carboxyl-terminal hydrolase 49-like, translated as MHLGRALFICRKSTDLHQHSVFTDELLLGTGVCVLTLWAGTCASGEMDRCKHVGRLRLGHDHSILNPQKWRCVDCCTTESVWACLKCSHVACGRFMEEHSLKHFQESRHPLAMEVRELDVFCFACGDYVLNDNAEGDLKLLRGALSTVRSSGRRSLRSSAGVGEGGPQPAMQMALWHRRKVLLGKMLHHWRSRQQQEQSQREEKLEQEKEEVRRQKNEVKRRLMGELDNLQPRKSARLLTQAPRSTITLIPLKFRDPPERLPPPKKPSLLSLKPPSNGRTRKLRVRRYYSHKATHRRLAPGVTGLRNLGNTCYMNSILQVLSHLQKFRECFLTLDMCETEELLAKTNQGVAGAVVGGGSVATSVCPLGRGMGKAGIGGLPTGSKQNSPPCLNTAELVQPKEPRTSTRQQMSLCHELHTLFRVMWSGRWSLVSPFAMLHSVWNLIPAFRGYDQQDAQEFLCELLDKVQQELESEGSKRRIVIPITQRKLSKQVLKVLNTIFHGQLLSQVTCLSCKHKSNTVEPFWDLSLEFPERYHSMEKGSAASLAYQRSCSLTEMLAKFTETEALEGSIYACNHCNRKRRKTSHKPLVLSEACKQLLIYRLPQVLRLHLKRFRWSGRNHREKIGVHVAFDQVLNIEPYCCTDSGQSVHREGYTYDLSAVVMHHGKGFGSGHYTAYCYNTEGGFWVHCNDSEMNVCSVEEVCNTQAYILFYTQRSA; from the exons ATGCACCTGGGAAGGGCCCTTTTCATATGTCGAAAGAGCACTGACTTACATCAGCACAGTGTTTTTACA GATGAACTGCTGCTTGGCACAGGGGTGTGTGTCCTGACGCTGTGGGCAGGCACATGTGCATCTGGAGAGATGGACCGCTGTAAACATGTGGGACGCCTTCGCCTGGGCCACGACCACTCCATCCTCAACCCACAGAAATGGCGCTGCGTGGACTGCTGCACCACCGAGTCCGTGTGGGCCTGCCTCAAGTGCTCCCATGTGGCCTGTGGCCGCTTCATGGAAGAGCACTCCCTCAAACACTTCCAGGAGTCACGCCACCCCCTGGCCATGGAGGTGCGGGAGCTGGATGTCTTTTGCTTCGCCTGTGGGGACTATGTGCTCAACGACAACGCTGAGGGAGACCTCAAGCTCCTGCGGGGAGCACTGTCCACTGTGCGCAGCTCTGGAAGGCGCTCCCTGCGCTCCTCTGCAGGGGTGGGCGAGGGCGGGCCTCAACCTGCCATGCAAATGGCCCTGTGGCACCGCAGGAAGGTGCTGCTGGGGAAGATGCTGCACCACTGGAGGAGCCGGCAGCAGCAGGAGCAGAGCCAGCGGGAGGAGAAACTCgagcaggagaaggaggaggtccGGCGCCAAAAGAACGAGGTGAAGAGGAGACTCATGGGAGAGCTTGACAATTTGCAGCCGAGGAAGAGTGCCAGGCTGCTCACCCAGGCGCCCCGCTCAACCATTACACTTATCCCCCTGAAGTTCCGCGACCCTCCGGAGCGTCTGCCTCCACCCAAGAAGCCCTCCCTTCTATCCCTGAAACCCCCCAGCAACGGCAGGACTCGTAAACTCAGAGTGCGGAGGTACTACTCCCATAAGGCAACCCATCGGAGACTGGCCCCGGGGGTCACAGGGCTACGCAACCTTGGGAACACGTGCTACATGAACTCTATCTTACAGGTGCTGAGCCACCTGCAGAAATTCAGGGAGTGCTTCCTCACATTGGACATGTGTGAGACTGAGGAGCTGCTGGCCAAGACTAACCAGGGTGTGGCGGGGGCTGTGGTGGGGGGTGGTAGTGTAGCCACATCAGTCTGCCCTCTGGGACGTGGCATGGGAAAGGCAGGCATAGGGGGTCTGCCCACGGGCAGCAAGCAGAACTCGCCACCCTGCCTAAACACAGCAGAGCTGGTTCAGCCCAAGGAGCCGCGCACTTCCACCCGCCAGCAGATGTCACTGTGCCATGAGCTGCACACACTGTTCAGGGTCATGTGGTCGGGCCGCTGGTCGCTGGTGTCGCCCTTTGCCATGCTGCACTCTGTGTGGAACCTGATCCCGGCGTTCCGTGGCTACGACCAACAGGACGCCCAGGAGTTCCTGTGTGAGCTGCTGGACAAGGTGCAGCAGGAGCTGGAGTCAGAGGGCAGCAAGCGCAGGATCGTCATCCCCATCACCCAGAGGAAGCTCTCCAAGCAGGTGCTCAAGGTCCTCAACACCATCTTTCACGGGCAGCTACTCAGCCAG GTGACGTGTCTGTCCTGTAAGCACAAGTCAAACACGGTGGAGCCGTTCTGGGACCTGTCCCTGGAGTTCCCGGAGCGCTACCACAGCATGGAGAAGGGCTCGGCTGCATCTCTGGCCTACCAGCGCAGCTGCTCCCTCACTGAGATGCTGGCCAAGTTCACTGAGACAGAGGCCCTGGAGGGCAGCATCTATGCCTGCAACCACTGCAACA GGAAAAGGCGAAAGACGTCCCACAAGCCCCTGGTTCTGTCAGAGGCATGTAAGCAGCTGCTGATCTACCGCCTACCTCAGGTTCTACGGCTGCACCTCAAACGCTTCAG ATGGTCAGGCCGGAACCACAGGGAAAAGATTGGCGTCCATGTGGCTTTTGACCAGGTTTTGAACATAGAGCCCTACTGCTGCACAGACTCTGGTCAGTCGGTCCACAGAGAGGGCTACACCTACGACCTGTCTGCTGTAGTCATGCACCATGGGAAAGGCTTTGGCTCCGGGCACTACACTGCATACTGCTACAACACAGAGGGAG gttTCTGGGTCCACTGTAATGACTCTGAGATGAACGTGTGCAGCGTGGAGGAGGTGTGCAACACTCAGGCCTACATTCTGTTCTATACCCAGAGGTCTGCCTAG